In Methanobacterium paludis, the following proteins share a genomic window:
- a CDS encoding nucleotidyltransferase family protein, with translation MVSAVITAAGKNRRMIEDLEARKMPSKHKLLMDLHGKPVIIQTIENVLNSGVDECVIVLGHFSREISVVLNKFHDERIKVIENPDVNVELSETLLNGIKNVKKGFCLCVAADQPTVTTETMKNLIKKAREHPEPENIISIMARGKTGYLDSAQGLGMPFVCHSKLLERYLAGREDNLNPILRDMVEDGVVFYGVPAQNELELVNINRYDDYLLVLNKCNF, from the coding sequence ATGGTTTCAGCAGTTATAACAGCAGCAGGGAAAAACCGGAGAATGATAGAGGATCTTGAGGCCAGGAAGATGCCTTCAAAACACAAGCTCCTCATGGATCTCCATGGAAAGCCAGTGATAATTCAAACCATCGAAAATGTGCTGAATTCGGGTGTGGATGAATGTGTAATTGTTTTAGGCCATTTCAGCCGGGAAATATCAGTTGTTTTAAATAAGTTCCATGACGAAAGAATCAAGGTCATCGAAAATCCGGACGTAAATGTTGAGTTATCTGAAACCCTTTTAAATGGAATTAAAAATGTAAAAAAAGGTTTTTGTTTGTGTGTTGCAGCGGATCAACCAACAGTTACAACTGAAACCATGAAAAATCTCATTAAAAAAGCCCGTGAGCACCCTGAACCCGAAAACATCATTTCAATAATGGCAAGGGGGAAAACTGGATATCTTGACAGTGCACAGGGTCTTGGAATGCCATTTGTTTGCCATTCAAAACTTCTTGAAAGGTATTTAGCCGGGCGTGAGGATAATTTGAATCCTATTTTGAGGGATATGGTTGAAGATGGTGTGGTTTTCTACGGTGTGCCTGCCCAAAACGAGCTGGAACTTGT
- a CDS encoding Mur ligase family protein, protein MKVAVVGLGKEGKNAVKSLLSHGHHVYASDMNKQIELNDFNDVDIDLGHHDLDKINSSDAVVLSPGLWSSKIAEKIKSKNKILSDVLTSHRSIFTIGVTGTNGKTTTCFMIKSILEKSGLNVLIGGNAGGGFDGYTELILEASSNKNYDVIIVEVCDMTLDFCDQNFDFDVAVVTNIGHDHMDFHKSLENYSASICRFLNGKKAILNKNNEFLLNLEDCGSETFFFNKYDGNLKVFGEFNRQNAAAASNVGKLLNIAEGDINEALKNFEGVKGRTTTLKLKGSMVIIGKTDNVDATSAVFKESNFDVIIIGTPRKGEMCRFDILNEVSKVNPRIAALFPGLDNTTDMAIEILRNDGYRGTIKVLNNVEQVVDFTIQCAKQYKNIFIGGNGQQRLIEIQNTLQKPH, encoded by the coding sequence ATGAAAGTAGCAGTCGTTGGTCTGGGTAAGGAAGGCAAAAATGCCGTAAAATCACTCCTGAGTCATGGACATCATGTTTACGCATCGGACATGAATAAACAAATTGAATTAAACGATTTTAATGATGTTGATATTGATTTAGGGCATCATGACCTTGATAAAATAAATTCATCTGACGCTGTTGTCCTAAGTCCGGGTCTCTGGAGCAGTAAAATTGCTGAGAAGATAAAATCTAAAAATAAAATTTTATCGGATGTTTTGACCAGCCATAGATCTATTTTTACAATTGGAGTAACCGGTACAAACGGCAAAACAACCACGTGTTTCATGATCAAAAGTATACTCGAAAAATCGGGCTTAAATGTTCTTATAGGTGGTAATGCAGGCGGAGGATTTGATGGGTACACAGAACTCATACTTGAAGCATCTTCTAATAAAAATTACGATGTCATAATAGTTGAAGTTTGTGATATGACCCTTGATTTCTGTGACCAAAACTTCGACTTTGATGTGGCTGTTGTAACCAACATTGGACACGACCACATGGATTTCCATAAATCCCTTGAAAATTACAGTGCATCCATATGCAGATTTTTAAATGGTAAAAAAGCGATTTTAAACAAGAATAATGAATTTTTATTGAATTTAGAAGATTGTGGATCCGAAACATTCTTCTTTAATAAATATGATGGAAATTTAAAGGTTTTTGGTGAATTCAACAGGCAGAATGCGGCCGCTGCTTCAAATGTTGGGAAACTTTTGAATATAGCCGAAGGTGACATTAATGAAGCTTTGAAAAATTTTGAGGGAGTTAAAGGCAGAACAACCACCCTAAAACTTAAAGGTTCCATGGTTATAATTGGAAAAACAGACAACGTCGATGCTACCTCTGCCGTGTTTAAAGAATCCAATTTTGATGTTATTATAATAGGAACTCCCAGAAAAGGCGAGATGTGTAGATTTGACATTTTAAATGAAGTATCAAAGGTTAATCCTAGGATTGCAGCTTTGTTTCCCGGCCTGGACAACACAACAGACATGGCAATTGAAATTTTGAGGAATGACGGTTACAGAGGGACTATTAAAGTTTTAAATAATGTGGAACAGGTAGTGGATTTCACCATTCAATGTGCAAAACAATACAAAAACATATTCATAGGGGGCAATGGTCAGCAAAGACTCATAGAAATACAGAATACCCTACAAAAACCCCATTAA
- the hypD gene encoding hydrogenase formation protein HypD — protein sequence MKNLSKEIIKRIEDISRPVKIMHVCGSHEHTIMQNGIRSLLPEEVQIVAGPGCPVCCVPSKEVDECLYLAKKGVTIATFGDMLRVPGANGSLQDAKAEGADVRIVYGVSNAVEIAKKIDNEVVFMAAGFETTAPTTASEIITGPPENLSFISSHRLIPPALKFLIKSGEVNLDALIEPGHVATIIGTKPFNVFSEKYNIPQVVAGFNPLDVLISVYMILKQFKDGKAEVQNEYKRAVRTEGNVKAQELMNEVFYIKSKEWRGFPEIPDSVYEIKDEFSQFNARVKFDIPPQKSPNAVKGCICGPILRGIARPEECKLFRTECNPMNPVGACMVSKEGTCNIAHRYGSM from the coding sequence ATGAAGAATCTATCCAAAGAAATAATAAAACGTATAGAAGACATCTCAAGACCCGTTAAAATAATGCATGTATGTGGGTCACACGAACATACCATAATGCAGAATGGAATAAGGTCATTATTACCAGAGGAGGTACAGATAGTTGCAGGTCCGGGCTGTCCTGTATGCTGTGTTCCTTCAAAAGAAGTTGATGAATGTTTGTACCTTGCAAAGAAAGGAGTTACTATAGCAACTTTTGGAGACATGTTAAGAGTACCTGGGGCAAATGGCTCCCTTCAAGATGCAAAGGCAGAAGGGGCAGATGTTAGAATAGTTTATGGTGTTAGTAACGCCGTTGAAATAGCAAAGAAAATCGACAATGAGGTTGTTTTCATGGCAGCAGGCTTTGAAACAACAGCACCAACCACAGCCTCTGAGATCATTACAGGACCTCCAGAAAATCTATCATTCATTTCATCCCACAGACTAATCCCTCCAGCCCTTAAATTCTTAATAAAATCTGGTGAGGTAAACCTGGATGCTCTAATAGAACCTGGTCATGTTGCTACCATAATAGGAACAAAACCCTTCAATGTTTTCTCTGAAAAATACAACATTCCTCAGGTTGTGGCAGGGTTTAACCCACTTGACGTCCTTATTTCTGTTTACATGATACTTAAACAGTTTAAAGATGGGAAAGCTGAGGTTCAAAATGAGTACAAACGTGCTGTAAGGACTGAAGGTAACGTAAAGGCTCAGGAGCTTATGAACGAGGTTTTCTACATCAAGAGCAAAGAATGGAGAGGCTTCCCAGAGATTCCAGATTCAGTCTACGAGATTAAAGACGAGTTTTCCCAGTTCAATGCAAGGGTAAAATTCGATATACCTCCTCAAAAATCCCCTAATGCTGTTAAAGGATGTATTTGTGGCCCAATACTCAGAGGAATTGCAAGGCCTGAGGAATGCAAACTTTTCAGAACTGAATGCAACCCAATGAATCCTGTGGGTGCATGTATGGTAAGTAAAGAGGGAACATGTAACATAGCTCATAGATATGGTTCAATGTAA
- a CDS encoding phosphoglycolate phosphatase gives MIKAVAIDVDGTITDKRRRLCTSSITAIHKVEGIGIPVIIVTGNIMCSTNMISILLGTSGGFVAENGGVIESCRGKKILGNIEKCQKAYEILKSKLDVKKVDYSDQRFSEIALTRDIPSDIVKKSLKNVDVEVYDSKFAIHLTDPAVNKGSSLKIVADDMGIKTSEILAIGDGENDIDFLKVAGVKVAVANADEELKSIADYVTEKSYGNGVEEAIERFIV, from the coding sequence TTGATAAAGGCAGTAGCAATTGATGTTGATGGAACAATAACTGATAAAAGGAGAAGACTTTGTACAAGCTCAATAACGGCCATCCATAAAGTTGAAGGGATAGGAATTCCCGTTATAATTGTAACTGGAAATATTATGTGCTCCACAAATATGATCTCAATACTTCTAGGCACATCTGGAGGTTTCGTAGCTGAAAATGGTGGAGTAATTGAATCTTGCAGGGGAAAAAAGATCTTGGGAAACATAGAAAAATGTCAGAAGGCATACGAAATCCTGAAATCTAAATTGGATGTTAAAAAGGTTGATTATTCAGATCAAAGGTTTTCTGAGATAGCTTTAACAAGGGATATTCCTTCAGATATTGTAAAAAAATCCTTAAAGAACGTCGATGTTGAAGTATATGATTCAAAATTTGCAATACACCTTACAGACCCTGCTGTTAATAAAGGTTCATCCCTTAAGATCGTTGCAGATGATATGGGAATAAAAACCAGCGAAATATTAGCCATAGGTGACGGTGAAAACGATATTGACTTTTTAAAAGTTGCAGGGGTTAAAGTTGCAGTTGCAAATGCTGATGAAGAACTTAAATCCATTGCAGATTATGTTACGGAAAAATCCTATGGAAATGGGGTTGAAGAAGCCATTGAGAGGTTTATAGTATGA
- a CDS encoding TldD/PmbA family protein, whose amino-acid sequence MMYEIASEMLDLTLKYTEDVEIYVEKEENVDVDIKKDNVDFAKEVLSFGVGVRVIVDGKMGFSYSTNLKNTQQLRKAVEKAVFNAKSNIPDENFAFAPKSNYADVKGIYDKRINEFEIEGAVDFAKSMVNTVVDEKCEPTCGGFSSGSLKTLILNSDGVSCSDLSTSFSGFISVNVSDGEGVSTANESESSTHLDIDPEKIAENVCKTAKDSRGGKAIETGDTNVVLDYYAAAGLLSTFTGALNADNVQRGRSIFAGKMGEEVVSPSLSIYDDGTLERGLNSSKSDGEGTPSQKTAIIENGILKNFLYDIYTSKKGGVESTGNGMRYSYSDMPSVGLSNVILEFEDINKIPDINDGVLVTDVLGAHTSNPISGDFSVEAMNAFKIENGEIAYPVKKAMISGNIFQLMKEASAASKKTRQLGSFVIPRIMVRNLRVVG is encoded by the coding sequence ATGATGTATGAAATAGCAAGCGAAATGCTTGATCTAACATTAAAATACACAGAGGATGTTGAAATTTACGTAGAAAAGGAAGAAAATGTTGATGTGGATATTAAAAAGGATAATGTGGACTTTGCAAAGGAAGTTCTCTCATTTGGGGTTGGTGTAAGGGTAATTGTAGATGGTAAAATGGGTTTTTCCTACTCAACCAATCTGAAAAACACTCAACAACTTCGTAAAGCTGTTGAAAAAGCAGTTTTCAATGCGAAATCCAACATCCCCGATGAAAATTTTGCTTTTGCACCAAAGTCCAACTATGCTGATGTTAAGGGGATCTATGATAAAAGGATTAATGAATTTGAAATTGAAGGGGCTGTGGACTTTGCAAAGTCCATGGTAAATACAGTTGTGGATGAGAAGTGCGAGCCAACATGTGGAGGCTTTTCTTCAGGAAGTTTAAAGACTTTAATTTTGAATTCAGATGGTGTAAGCTGCAGTGACTTATCAACATCATTTTCAGGATTTATATCAGTCAACGTGTCTGATGGGGAAGGCGTATCAACCGCCAATGAATCAGAATCCTCAACACACCTCGATATAGACCCAGAAAAAATTGCAGAAAATGTATGCAAAACTGCCAAGGATTCAAGGGGAGGTAAAGCCATAGAAACTGGAGATACAAATGTTGTACTTGATTACTATGCAGCTGCGGGTCTCCTTTCAACTTTTACAGGTGCGCTAAATGCAGACAATGTACAGAGAGGAAGGTCGATTTTCGCAGGTAAAATGGGCGAAGAAGTTGTGTCCCCGTCACTGAGTATCTATGACGATGGAACTCTTGAAAGAGGGCTTAATTCCTCAAAATCTGATGGGGAGGGAACACCAAGTCAAAAAACGGCTATTATAGAAAATGGAATTCTTAAAAACTTTTTATATGATATATACACCTCAAAAAAGGGTGGTGTTGAAAGTACAGGTAATGGAATGCGTTACTCCTACTCTGACATGCCTTCGGTTGGTTTAAGCAATGTGATCCTTGAATTTGAGGATATTAATAAAATTCCAGACATTAATGACGGTGTTCTTGTTACAGACGTCCTTGGAGCACACACCTCAAATCCAATATCTGGAGATTTTTCTGTAGAAGCAATGAACGCTTTTAAAATAGAAAACGGAGAAATTGCATACCCCGTGAAAAAGGCGATGATATCTGGAAACATATTCCAGCTCATGAAAGAAGCATCGGCAGCATCCAAGAAGACACGCCAACTTGGATCATTTGTAATTCCACGTATTATGGTTCGTAATTTAAGAGTTGTTGGATAG
- a CDS encoding radical SAM protein, whose translation MFCENRCHVDRRSERGVCGVGSSRVASEFMHMGEESQLVPSHTIFFTGCSFKCVYCQNWDISQHPGGGMSIPEDELAAIIDKGRRQGSRNVNFVGGEPTPNLIYILKTMKLTQENIPVVWNSNFYMSEESMKLLDGFADLFLTDFKYGNDDCALRLSGIKNYWKTVTRNHKMAWNAGDMIIRHLVLPNHVECCSKPILRWISRNIGLNVVLNIMDQYRPIYMALEHEDISRFPSTREFQDVYDYVKDMGFVNLV comes from the coding sequence GTGTTCTGCGAAAACCGTTGCCATGTTGACAGACGATCTGAGAGAGGTGTTTGTGGTGTTGGTAGTTCGAGGGTTGCATCTGAATTCATGCACATGGGTGAGGAGTCTCAGCTTGTGCCAAGCCACACAATCTTCTTTACAGGCTGTAGTTTTAAGTGCGTTTACTGCCAGAACTGGGACATAAGTCAGCATCCTGGGGGTGGAATGTCCATTCCAGAAGATGAGCTTGCAGCTATAATTGATAAAGGACGCAGGCAAGGCTCAAGAAATGTCAACTTTGTAGGCGGCGAACCAACCCCCAATTTGATTTATATCCTAAAAACCATGAAACTGACTCAGGAAAATATTCCTGTAGTCTGGAACAGCAACTTTTACATGTCTGAGGAATCCATGAAACTACTTGATGGATTTGCAGACCTTTTTCTCACAGATTTTAAGTATGGTAACGATGATTGTGCATTAAGACTTTCAGGAATTAAAAATTACTGGAAAACCGTGACTAGAAACCACAAGATGGCATGGAATGCTGGAGACATGATAATAAGGCACCTTGTACTTCCCAACCATGTTGAATGCTGTTCAAAACCTATTTTAAGGTGGATATCCCGTAATATTGGATTGAATGTTGTTTTAAATATTATGGATCAGTACAGGCCGATTTACATGGCGTTGGAACACGAAGATATTTCCAGGTTCCCGTCGACCCGTGAATTTCAGGATGTATATGATTATGTTAAGGATATGGGGTTTGTAAATTTAGTTTAA
- a CDS encoding zinc ribbon domain-containing protein, translated as MRCENCGSEVRKGEKYCPSCGMELIVSDYKPRHKQDYKPNYKLKSKSDYKPDYKQDKSDYRSRSKSDYKQDYKSDYQPKSKSDYKPLKNRYIKGEYPERDYDDYEDIPDRFDNKFERSKNKRYERRNYDEYEPDYEVQGKKKSGWKGPIILFLIMALLFGFLIGFILFSKSIQS; from the coding sequence ATGAGATGTGAAAACTGTGGATCTGAAGTTAGAAAGGGCGAAAAGTACTGTCCTAGCTGTGGGATGGAACTTATTGTATCAGATTACAAACCTCGGCACAAACAAGATTATAAGCCTAATTACAAGCTAAAGTCTAAATCAGACTATAAACCGGATTATAAACAAGATAAATCGGATTATCGGTCAAGATCTAAATCAGATTATAAACAAGATTATAAATCAGATTACCAGCCAAAATCTAAGTCTGACTACAAACCACTGAAGAATAGGTATATTAAAGGGGAATATCCTGAAAGAGATTATGATGATTATGAAGACATTCCAGATAGGTTTGATAACAAGTTTGAACGCTCTAAAAATAAAAGATATGAACGTAGAAACTATGACGAGTATGAACCAGATTATGAGGTTCAAGGTAAGAAGAAGTCTGGATGGAAGGGTCCTATAATTCTTTTCTTGATCATGGCTCTGCTTTTTGGATTTTTAATAGGATTTATCCTCTTTTCAAAGAGCATCCAGTCGTGA
- a CDS encoding NTPase, whose product MMILNILITGKPGIGKTTVLNRVKEAVEDLSHSVGGVTCLEIRENGRRVGFNIVDVSNDKKGMLAHVKCEGPHVGKYGVNLKDLNEIGVPAIENAVKSSDYIFIDEIAPMELHSKHFCSAVEAAMDSKKPVIAVIHKRSGHPFVSKIKARDDVSIFEVTHENRDFLDEEILEILENLTI is encoded by the coding sequence ATGATGATATTGAACATCCTTATAACAGGAAAGCCAGGAATTGGTAAAACAACAGTTTTAAACAGGGTTAAAGAAGCAGTTGAAGATCTAAGCCACAGCGTGGGTGGAGTCACCTGCCTGGAAATAAGGGAAAATGGTAGAAGAGTTGGCTTCAATATAGTAGATGTTTCAAACGATAAAAAAGGTATGCTGGCCCATGTGAAATGTGAAGGTCCGCATGTTGGTAAATATGGGGTGAATTTAAAGGATTTAAATGAAATAGGAGTTCCTGCCATAGAAAATGCTGTAAAAAGCTCTGATTATATATTTATAGATGAAATAGCCCCTATGGAACTCCACAGTAAACATTTTTGCAGTGCAGTGGAAGCTGCCATGGACAGCAAGAAGCCGGTTATTGCAGTGATACACAAAAGATCCGGGCATCCATTTGTATCTAAAATAAAGGCAAGAGATGACGTATCTATTTTTGAGGTTACACATGAAAACAGGGATTTTCTGGATGAAGAAATTTTAGAAATTTTAGAAAATTTAACGATTTAA
- a CDS encoding methanogenesis marker 16 metalloprotein, translated as MKIRTIEEINNKIKDGEATVLTAEEVSKLVREGNKPKAEDVDVITTGTCGIMSGTAAIFHVPVAEPGAFKKAKSVLLNGVPGFPGPCPNEWLGSVDMIVYGTSHSIHGNRYGGGFLFKDIVSGKDIEVEVESTNGEKIKSTVNIEDIGTAQMIGTRLAFKNYNSFVNPTDKPVSSIFNAIDLEGPFKGFTFSGCGELNPLQNDPIMKTICAGSKVLLNGAEGYVIGRGTRSSDEKPNMMITADMKDMDTHYLGGFKTGAGPEVFDSVAAAIPVLDDEILKETFIQNKDIKLPVTDIRGRHNVLGFTDYDDVWGGADERPVYHPERCLNCDVCIVRERCPTGAYSDTLNTRRCFGCGMCAYSCPNAAFTMESGSVQFEIKDRSIELPIVCRQSDIKRARELVAELTKRIENGEFILNEC; from the coding sequence ATGAAAATCCGTACCATAGAAGAGATAAACAATAAGATCAAAGATGGAGAAGCAACCGTACTCACAGCAGAAGAAGTATCAAAGCTTGTAAGAGAAGGCAACAAACCAAAAGCTGAAGATGTGGATGTAATAACCACCGGAACCTGCGGAATAATGTCTGGAACCGCTGCAATATTCCATGTCCCTGTAGCAGAACCTGGAGCGTTCAAGAAGGCAAAAAGTGTTCTTTTAAATGGCGTACCTGGATTTCCAGGACCCTGCCCCAATGAGTGGCTTGGATCCGTCGATATGATTGTTTACGGGACATCCCACAGCATACATGGGAATAGGTACGGCGGAGGATTTTTATTCAAGGATATTGTGAGTGGAAAGGATATCGAAGTTGAGGTCGAATCAACAAACGGCGAGAAAATAAAATCCACAGTCAACATTGAGGATATAGGTACAGCCCAGATGATCGGGACGAGGCTGGCCTTTAAAAATTATAACTCATTTGTAAATCCAACAGATAAACCTGTTTCATCCATATTCAATGCCATAGACCTTGAAGGTCCATTTAAAGGATTCACATTCTCAGGCTGCGGAGAGTTGAACCCATTACAAAACGATCCAATCATGAAAACCATATGTGCAGGTTCAAAGGTGCTTTTAAATGGGGCCGAAGGATATGTCATAGGTCGTGGAACCCGAAGCAGCGATGAGAAACCCAACATGATGATAACAGCAGATATGAAAGATATGGATACTCATTATCTCGGTGGTTTCAAGACAGGTGCCGGTCCTGAAGTCTTTGACAGTGTGGCTGCTGCAATCCCTGTTCTTGACGATGAAATCTTGAAGGAAACTTTCATTCAAAATAAGGATATAAAACTGCCAGTTACAGATATACGTGGACGGCACAATGTTTTAGGTTTCACAGACTATGATGATGTCTGGGGCGGTGCTGATGAGAGGCCAGTTTACCATCCTGAGAGATGTTTGAACTGTGATGTTTGTATAGTGCGTGAAAGGTGTCCAACCGGCGCTTACAGTGATACATTAAATACCCGAAGATGTTTTGGATGTGGAATGTGTGCATACTCCTGTCCTAACGCTGCTTTCACAATGGAATCTGGAAGCGTGCAGTTTGAAATCAAGGATCGTTCCATTGAATTACCAATAGTCTGCAGACAGTCCGATATCAAAAGGGCGCGCGAACTTGTGGCTGAACTCACAAAAAGGATTGAAAATGGTGAATTTATTTTAAATGAATGCTAA
- the alaS gene encoding alanine--tRNA ligase: MITMSRQLEELGFTKKTCKKCGNEFWSIGDKDTCGDAPCDEYSFIGNPATSHKYDLYGIQKEFTKFFQKNGHTPIKRYPVLAKRWRNDVFLVGASIYNFQPWVTSGQVEPPANPLVIAQPSIRLNDVDNVGRTGRHMTCFTMGAHHAFNSSDNQVYWKDETIKYCHDFIKHIGIDPREISYIESWWKGGGNEGPCYEICVRGVELATLVFIQYKTTPEGLKEIPLKIVDTGYGLERFAWISQGTPTAYDASFGPVIDQLKDISGVELDEHILGENARVAGMMDIEDIADLKVLRSRVADRLEISVEELKKATEPMEAVYVIADHTRCLGFMLADGVIPSNVKEGYLARLVLRRTIRFMKDLELEESLSDIMNMQLDFLSKTYPEIKHSQDHILRVIDLEESRYHKTIQKGRQLVKKSIKYLKKENKNEMPVDMLIKLYDSHGIPPETIGEIAEASNFKANVPDNFYTLVAAEHEEEASEEKFQLELDFPDTKLMFYDEPEKTEFIAKILGFHENNVILDRTVFYPEGGGQPSDVGFLELSGSGIHETEKNETHKSKLQESEKNETGKFRVLHAEKVQNVVLHRLDKKDIEALKSHIGSQVKGEINWNRRISLARNHTATHLVVAAARRVLGEHIWQAGAQKGVKKSRIDLSHYKRIDNHELQKIELIANQLVMENIPVSVKWMNRTEAERKYGFILYQGGVVPGNNIRTVKIGDVDVQACAGTHVDRTGDIGLIKLTRTERIQDGVERIVFSAGEAAVEAAQRNDDLLKESSTIFKVEAEQLPKTCERFFTEWKSFKNEINRFQDQIATLKMGSLGDKAEKIGDLTVLRQAIDADMGELIKIATDLTENEDGIDVVIAGNNAGKIVGASSKNAIGRGVKMNEIIKGAAAILGGGGGGRPNLAQGAGRNPDKIDDALDYAFEAVKKIIS; the protein is encoded by the coding sequence ATGATTACCATGTCTCGTCAGCTTGAAGAACTCGGATTTACAAAGAAAACCTGTAAAAAATGTGGAAACGAATTTTGGTCAATAGGAGATAAAGATACCTGTGGAGATGCACCCTGTGATGAATATAGTTTTATAGGGAACCCTGCAACTTCCCATAAATACGACCTCTACGGAATTCAGAAAGAATTCACAAAATTCTTCCAGAAAAACGGCCATACACCCATAAAAAGATACCCCGTACTTGCAAAACGATGGCGAAATGATGTTTTTCTTGTAGGTGCATCCATCTACAACTTCCAGCCGTGGGTAACCTCAGGCCAAGTTGAACCACCTGCAAACCCCCTTGTAATTGCCCAACCATCAATCAGACTCAACGATGTGGACAACGTCGGCCGTACTGGAAGACACATGACCTGTTTCACAATGGGTGCACACCACGCTTTTAACTCTTCTGATAACCAGGTTTACTGGAAAGACGAGACAATAAAGTATTGCCATGACTTCATTAAACATATAGGGATAGATCCAAGGGAAATAAGTTACATAGAATCATGGTGGAAAGGTGGAGGAAATGAAGGCCCTTGTTACGAGATATGTGTCCGTGGTGTGGAACTTGCAACACTGGTTTTCATACAGTACAAAACAACACCTGAAGGACTTAAAGAAATTCCATTGAAGATAGTTGACACAGGTTACGGCCTCGAAAGGTTCGCATGGATATCACAGGGCACTCCCACAGCCTATGATGCATCATTTGGACCTGTAATAGACCAGCTTAAGGACATATCTGGAGTGGAACTTGACGAACACATCCTTGGAGAAAATGCCCGCGTTGCAGGAATGATGGACATAGAAGATATTGCAGACCTCAAAGTACTGCGTTCCAGGGTTGCTGACAGGCTGGAAATTTCAGTTGAAGAACTTAAAAAAGCCACAGAACCGATGGAAGCAGTATACGTTATTGCAGACCATACTAGATGTCTGGGCTTCATGCTTGCAGACGGAGTCATACCATCAAACGTTAAAGAAGGATACCTCGCAAGACTTGTGCTTCGAAGGACAATCCGTTTCATGAAGGACCTTGAACTAGAAGAATCACTCTCTGACATTATGAACATGCAGTTGGACTTCCTTTCAAAAACTTATCCTGAGATAAAACACAGTCAGGATCATATTCTTCGAGTCATCGACCTAGAAGAATCCCGCTACCACAAAACCATCCAAAAAGGAAGACAACTGGTTAAAAAGAGTATAAAATACCTTAAAAAAGAAAATAAGAATGAAATGCCCGTTGACATGCTTATAAAACTCTACGATTCCCATGGAATTCCTCCTGAAACCATTGGAGAGATTGCAGAGGCTTCAAACTTTAAGGCAAATGTTCCTGATAACTTCTACACACTTGTAGCAGCAGAACACGAAGAAGAAGCTTCAGAAGAAAAATTCCAGTTAGAACTGGATTTCCCTGATACAAAGCTCATGTTCTACGATGAACCTGAAAAAACAGAGTTCATTGCCAAAATACTTGGATTCCACGAGAACAATGTCATATTAGACAGAACTGTGTTCTATCCTGAAGGTGGAGGTCAACCATCTGATGTTGGATTTTTAGAACTTTCGGGATCGGGAATTCATGAAACTGAAAAGAATGAAACTCACAAATCCAAACTTCAAGAATCTGAAAAGAATGAAACTGGAAAATTCAGGGTTCTTCACGCTGAAAAGGTTCAAAATGTGGTTTTACACAGGTTAGATAAAAAAGATATTGAAGCGTTAAAATCCCACATTGGATCACAAGTTAAAGGTGAAATCAACTGGAACCGACGTATTTCACTTGCAAGAAACCATACTGCAACCCATCTTGTGGTTGCAGCAGCACGCCGTGTGCTTGGAGAACATATCTGGCAGGCAGGAGCTCAAAAAGGTGTTAAAAAGTCAAGGATCGACCTTTCACACTACAAAAGAATTGATAACCATGAACTCCAAAAAATTGAGTTAATTGCAAACCAACTGGTGATGGAAAACATTCCTGTAAGTGTAAAATGGATGAACAGAACAGAAGCAGAAAGGAAATATGGTTTCATTCTTTATCAGGGCGGTGTTGTTCCAGGGAATAATATAAGGACCGTTAAAATTGGTGATGTGGATGTGCAGGCCTGTGCCGGTACCCACGTTGATCGCACAGGTGACATCGGTCTTATAAAGTTAACCAGAACCGAAAGAATCCAGGATGGAGTTGAAAGAATTGTGTTTTCAGCTGGAGAGGCAGCAGTTGAGGCAGCCCAGAGAAATGATGACCTTCTAAAAGAAAGCAGCACCATCTTCAAGGTCGAAGCAGAACAGCTTCCAAAAACATGTGAAAGATTCTTTACAGAATGGAAATCATTTAAAAACGAGATCAACCGATTTCAAGACCAGATTGCTACCCTAAAAATGGGAAGTCTAGGTGACAAAGCTGAAAAGATCGGAGATCTAACAGTTTTAAGACAAGCCATAGATGCTGACATGGGCGAACTCATCAAGATCGCGACAGACCTTACAGAAAATGAAGATGGCATTGATGTAGTTATAGCTGGAAACAATGCTGGCAAGATCGTTGGGGCTTCCTCCAAGAATGCCATAGGTAGGGGTGTGAAGATGAATGAGATCATAAAAGGTGCAGCCGCGATACTTGGAGGTGGAGGCGGTGGAAGACCAAACCTTGCCCAGGGTGCAGGCAGAAACCCTGATAAAATAGATGACGCACTGGATTATGCTTTTGAGGCTGTAAAAAAAATCATCAGCTGA